From a single Sporosarcina oncorhynchi genomic region:
- a CDS encoding substrate-binding domain-containing protein, translating to MKKKFWLFTLLAALMLIVAACNADSDTSSEKPDTSKEGSTDSTDDGKEEAGEQEVIKIGVLASLTGALESYGKQTRQGFELGLEYATDGTMEVAGKKIEVVFEDTETKPEVAVQKATKLLEEDKVDFIVGSSSSGDTLAVLPLAEEYEKIMIVEPAVADSITGSEFNPFIFRTARNSSQDAVAGAAAIAGPGVKIATFAPDYSFGWDGIAAFKKAAEALGAEIVEEQYADPAATDFTSNLQKVIEAKPDYMFVVWAGANSPWNQISDLKMQEKGIKISTGAPDIPALSIMEPLVGMEGFSVYYHTLPDNEVNDWLVKEHKERFNGEVPDLFTPGGMSAAIAIVEALKKSEGDADGNKLIKLMEGMSFDTPKGTMTFREEDHQALQPMYSIKLEKQDGVPYPVPVLIRELSADETKPPINN from the coding sequence ATGAAAAAGAAATTTTGGCTATTTACACTTCTTGCAGCACTCATGTTAATCGTCGCGGCCTGTAATGCAGACTCAGACACTAGCTCTGAAAAGCCGGATACATCAAAGGAAGGGTCAACTGACAGCACGGATGATGGTAAAGAAGAAGCTGGCGAACAAGAAGTTATCAAAATCGGTGTCCTTGCTTCCTTGACGGGTGCACTTGAATCGTATGGTAAGCAAACACGCCAAGGATTTGAACTTGGTTTGGAATATGCGACAGACGGAACTATGGAAGTCGCAGGCAAGAAAATTGAAGTCGTCTTTGAAGACACAGAAACAAAACCAGAAGTGGCCGTTCAAAAGGCTACGAAACTACTTGAAGAAGATAAAGTTGACTTCATCGTCGGTTCTTCCAGCTCAGGGGATACACTCGCTGTTCTTCCGTTAGCGGAAGAATACGAGAAAATCATGATTGTCGAACCCGCAGTTGCGGACAGTATTACAGGGTCTGAATTCAACCCGTTCATCTTCCGTACAGCACGTAACTCTTCACAAGATGCGGTCGCGGGAGCGGCAGCAATTGCAGGACCTGGCGTTAAAATCGCGACATTTGCACCGGATTACTCATTCGGATGGGACGGAATCGCGGCGTTCAAGAAAGCAGCGGAAGCACTAGGGGCTGAAATTGTTGAAGAACAATATGCGGATCCAGCTGCAACGGATTTCACGTCCAACCTACAAAAAGTCATTGAAGCAAAACCGGATTATATGTTTGTCGTTTGGGCGGGTGCGAACTCTCCTTGGAACCAAATTTCGGATTTAAAGATGCAAGAAAAAGGCATCAAGATTTCAACGGGTGCACCTGATATTCCAGCACTATCGATCATGGAACCACTTGTTGGCATGGAAGGGTTCTCGGTTTATTACCACACACTTCCTGATAATGAAGTGAATGATTGGCTTGTAAAAGAGCATAAAGAACGTTTCAACGGTGAAGTTCCGGATCTATTTACACCGGGTGGTATGTCAGCGGCAATTGCCATCGTCGAAGCATTGAAGAAATCAGAAGGCGATGCAGATGGCAATAAATTGATCAAACTTATGGAAGGTATGTCTTTTGATACACCAAAAGGGACAATGACATTCCGTGAAGAAGATCACCAAGCATTGCAACCGATGTATTCCATCAAACTTGAAAAGCAGGATGGCGTTCCGTATCCAGTTCCAGTTTTGATTCGCGAACTGTCGGCTGATGAAACGAAGCCTCCCATTAATAATTAA
- a CDS encoding ABC transporter ATP-binding protein, whose product MDPILKTDNLTIRFGGHTAVSGVNFEMPARQLKSIIGPNGAGKTTFFNLLSGELKPSAGEVYFKGQPITGMSAVARTRLGLGRSFQITNVFPNLTVLENVRLAVQSKEKIRYQMFRHFVRYQYLMDEAEKLIEMVLLQGREYAIASQLSHGEKRKLEIAMLLALDTEVLLLDEPTAGMSLEEVPAILDVIRKIKQTGEKTILLIEHKMDMILDLSDSIMVLFNGKLLADASPKEIMDNEMVQNAYLGGLYDENAVES is encoded by the coding sequence ATGGATCCAATACTTAAAACAGACAATCTGACAATCCGTTTCGGCGGACATACAGCTGTTTCAGGCGTGAATTTTGAAATGCCTGCGCGGCAGCTTAAATCAATCATTGGTCCGAACGGTGCCGGAAAAACAACATTTTTCAATCTGCTTAGCGGTGAACTAAAACCGTCCGCGGGGGAGGTTTATTTCAAAGGGCAGCCAATTACTGGGATGTCTGCAGTGGCGAGGACCCGGCTCGGTCTTGGCCGTTCATTCCAGATTACGAATGTGTTCCCGAACTTAACGGTGCTTGAAAATGTGCGACTTGCGGTGCAATCAAAAGAGAAAATACGCTATCAGATGTTCCGGCATTTTGTACGTTACCAATACTTAATGGATGAAGCTGAAAAATTGATTGAAATGGTTTTACTGCAAGGGCGGGAATACGCAATCGCTAGTCAGTTGTCGCACGGTGAAAAGCGAAAACTGGAAATCGCTATGCTGCTTGCGCTCGATACGGAAGTGCTGTTGCTCGATGAACCAACGGCTGGTATGTCGCTTGAAGAAGTACCTGCGATATTGGACGTTATCCGGAAGATTAAGCAGACGGGTGAGAAAACGATTCTACTCATTGAGCATAAAATGGATATGATTCTAGACTTGTCCGATTCGATTATGGTGCTGTTCAACGGGAAATTGCTCGCAGATGCCAGTCCGAAAGAAATCATGGACAACGAAATGGTGCAAAACGCGTATTTGGGAGGTCTCTATGATGAAAACGCTGTTGAAAGTTGA
- a CDS encoding ABC transporter ATP-binding protein yields MKTLLKVDGIHTHIGQYHILQGIDFEAREGEVSVLLGRNGAGKTTTLKTIMGLTPASKGSVIFDERDITKRPTYETANNGIGYVPEDQGIFGDLTVEENMKVAMRKEDTATLARQDYVLELFPDLKTYWKKDGGHLSGGQKQMLAMARAFVHDSKLLLIDEPSKGLAPIVIEKVMEAINEMKKTTTIVLVEQNFMMASRIGDRFTLIDDGATVQAGDMKELIHNEELKRKYLGIG; encoded by the coding sequence ATGAAAACGCTGTTGAAAGTTGACGGAATCCATACGCATATTGGGCAATACCATATCCTTCAAGGCATCGATTTCGAAGCCCGTGAAGGAGAAGTAAGTGTGCTACTCGGCAGGAATGGTGCGGGAAAAACGACAACGCTGAAAACAATTATGGGATTAACACCGGCTTCAAAAGGAAGCGTGATTTTCGATGAACGTGACATCACGAAGCGGCCTACATATGAGACAGCTAATAACGGCATCGGTTATGTGCCGGAAGATCAGGGCATATTCGGCGATCTGACGGTTGAAGAGAATATGAAAGTGGCGATGCGCAAAGAAGATACTGCGACACTCGCTAGACAAGATTATGTCCTGGAACTGTTTCCGGATTTAAAAACGTACTGGAAAAAGGACGGTGGCCATCTGTCAGGTGGTCAGAAACAAATGCTTGCGATGGCGCGGGCGTTCGTCCATGACAGCAAACTGCTATTGATCGATGAACCGTCGAAAGGGTTAGCGCCGATCGTCATCGAGAAAGTGATGGAAGCGATTAATGAAATGAAGAAGACGACGACCATTGTGCTCGTCGAACAAAACTTCATGATGGCGAGCCGGATCGGTGATCGTTTTACATTAATTGATGACGGTGCGACGGTACAGGCGGGGGACATGAAAGAGTTGATTCATAACGAAGAATTGAAACGAAAATATTTAGGAATCGGGTGA
- a CDS encoding branched-chain amino acid ABC transporter permease, producing MELLINLTINGLATGMLIFLLASGLTLIFGLMSVLNFAHGGLFAWGAFSGVWFYTLTGSFFLGILFAIFTGIVLGFITEKLIITPVYGNHVQQILITLGFMLVLTEMLKVVWGPNQIAAKVPSYLAGSWEFGDVLIIKYRLFIIVVGFLIFGIFQYILQKTKIGLVVRAGVMNKEMVQALGINIKRVFLYVFMAGSALAALGGVLMAPYSGVIYAEMGFEFAILAFIVVVIGGMGSFPGSLLAAILVGLAGSYMAYYVPALSLAVNMMLMAIVLIFRPQGLFTAKG from the coding sequence ATGGAGTTACTAATCAACTTGACGATCAACGGACTGGCCACGGGCATGCTCATCTTTTTGCTCGCATCCGGATTGACGCTCATATTCGGTTTAATGAGTGTGCTGAACTTTGCACACGGCGGATTGTTCGCCTGGGGAGCTTTTTCAGGTGTCTGGTTTTATACACTGACAGGCAGCTTTTTCCTTGGTATTCTATTCGCGATTTTTACAGGCATCGTACTTGGGTTCATTACAGAAAAACTGATCATTACACCCGTGTACGGCAACCATGTACAACAGATTCTTATTACACTTGGCTTCATGCTCGTCTTAACGGAGATGCTGAAAGTCGTTTGGGGACCGAATCAGATTGCTGCGAAAGTACCATCGTATCTGGCGGGAAGCTGGGAGTTCGGTGATGTTCTTATTATCAAATATCGTTTGTTCATTATCGTCGTCGGGTTTCTCATCTTCGGGATCTTCCAATACATTTTACAGAAGACGAAGATCGGGCTTGTTGTCCGTGCGGGTGTTATGAATAAAGAAATGGTGCAAGCACTTGGCATTAACATTAAACGTGTGTTTCTCTATGTATTTATGGCTGGTTCTGCACTTGCTGCGCTTGGCGGCGTGCTGATGGCACCTTATTCAGGCGTCATTTACGCGGAAATGGGCTTTGAATTCGCAATCCTCGCATTCATCGTCGTTGTCATCGGTGGAATGGGAAGTTTTCCAGGTTCATTGCTTGCGGCGATTCTCGTCGGACTTGCGGGAAGTTACATGGCCTATTACGTTCCGGCACTTTCACTTGCGGTCAATATGATGCTGATGGCAATCGTATTAATCTTCCGTCCGCAAGGGCTATTTACGGCAAAGGGGTGA
- a CDS encoding branched-chain amino acid ABC transporter permease: MKRKFHWNNYVLGIIAIALVIFPFVSDSRTWTILLTQIFIFSILAMSYDILLGYTGIVSFGHAMFFGMGAYTTAVMLKRIDPTMGTFILSIGVGMLLAALVSFFIGLLTLRLKSHFFAMLTLAVSGLFLVLAEKWRTVTQGNDGFTFKAPEFFKDRVMFYLVVLVILVLVYILLRRFVNSPFGRVLVAVRENEQRTRSLGFNPLHYKVIASVVAGVIASLAGSLYAVSLRFVNTSVLTMDITLDALLMTIIGGVGTLIGPIVGAGIIELTQHYLSGLAKEYPIFERWIIFFGIVYILAVIFFPKGVVGTIREKLWKRNSKKDGVKPVAKKEGL, encoded by the coding sequence ATGAAACGGAAATTTCATTGGAATAATTATGTGCTTGGAATCATCGCGATTGCACTTGTCATTTTCCCGTTCGTATCGGATTCCAGGACGTGGACAATTTTATTGACACAGATTTTCATCTTTTCGATTTTGGCAATGAGTTATGACATCTTACTTGGTTACACAGGCATTGTTTCATTCGGGCACGCGATGTTCTTCGGGATGGGGGCATACACGACAGCAGTAATGCTAAAACGAATTGACCCGACGATGGGGACATTCATCCTATCCATCGGCGTCGGCATGCTGCTTGCGGCGCTCGTCAGCTTCTTCATCGGCTTGCTTACACTACGGTTGAAAAGTCACTTCTTCGCGATGCTGACACTTGCCGTTTCAGGCCTGTTCCTCGTCCTTGCTGAGAAATGGCGGACAGTGACACAAGGGAACGACGGATTCACATTTAAAGCACCGGAATTTTTCAAGGACCGGGTCATGTTCTATCTCGTCGTCCTCGTCATCCTTGTCCTTGTCTATATCCTCTTGCGCAGATTTGTCAACTCACCATTCGGACGTGTGCTCGTTGCGGTCCGGGAGAATGAACAGCGGACACGCTCGCTCGGATTCAATCCGCTTCATTATAAAGTAATTGCCTCAGTCGTTGCCGGTGTCATCGCAAGTCTCGCGGGATCGTTGTATGCAGTATCGTTGCGATTCGTGAATACAAGTGTGCTGACGATGGATATTACGCTCGATGCATTGCTGATGACAATCATTGGCGGCGTCGGAACGCTAATCGGTCCGATAGTTGGGGCGGGCATCATTGAATTGACGCAGCATTACTTATCAGGACTTGCGAAAGAGTATCCGATATTCGAACGGTGGATCATTTTCTTCGGCATCGTTTATATTTTGGCCGTGATTTTCTTCCCTAAAGGGGTCGTCGGAACAATCCGCGAGAAACTTTGGAAGCGCAACAGTAAGAAAGATGGCGTGAAACCCGTCGCGAAAAAGGAGGGCTTGTGA
- a CDS encoding 3-oxoacyl-ACP synthase, giving the protein MTVGIVSTGVYIPETKMTGEEIAKRANLPVDVVKTKMGITQKPIPGENDHTVAMGVWAAKEALRKGNVDAKEIDVIIYIGEEYKEYPLWTAAIKIQEEIGAHHAWGFDVALRCGTTIMAIKVAKSLMLTDDSVKTVLLAGGYRNGDFIDYENERTRFMFNLGAGGAAMILRRDHHENLILETELMTDGSFSEDVVVPVGGTKSPLTAEDLENGLYRLDVLDPVGMKARLEQKSMQNFLKVIRTSLQKSGFTEKDLNYLAILHMKRSAHDFVLRELGLEEDQSMYLHEYGHIGQMDQILSIELALQEGKLKDGDVAVLVSAGIGYAWGAVTVKWGGNQ; this is encoded by the coding sequence ATGACTGTAGGAATCGTCAGTACAGGTGTCTATATCCCTGAAACAAAAATGACGGGAGAAGAGATTGCGAAACGTGCAAACTTACCGGTTGATGTCGTCAAGACGAAAATGGGCATTACGCAAAAGCCGATACCGGGGGAGAATGATCATACGGTTGCGATGGGTGTCTGGGCGGCGAAAGAAGCATTGAGAAAAGGGAATGTCGATGCGAAAGAAATCGATGTAATTATTTATATCGGCGAAGAATATAAAGAATATCCGTTATGGACAGCCGCCATCAAAATCCAAGAAGAAATCGGTGCGCATCACGCATGGGGGTTCGACGTCGCTCTCCGTTGCGGGACGACAATTATGGCCATCAAAGTCGCGAAGAGCTTGATGCTCACGGATGATTCAGTCAAGACTGTGCTGCTTGCAGGCGGCTATCGTAACGGGGATTTTATCGACTATGAAAACGAGCGCACCCGTTTCATGTTCAATCTTGGGGCGGGCGGAGCGGCGATGATTTTACGACGTGATCATCACGAAAACCTCATTTTGGAAACCGAACTGATGACGGATGGTTCATTCTCAGAAGATGTTGTCGTACCGGTCGGTGGTACGAAAAGCCCGCTGACTGCTGAAGACTTGGAGAATGGCTTGTATCGGCTTGACGTATTAGATCCGGTCGGCATGAAAGCGAGGCTTGAACAGAAATCGATGCAAAATTTCCTAAAGGTCATCCGCACTTCATTACAAAAAAGTGGGTTTACCGAGAAAGACCTTAATTACTTGGCCATTTTGCATATGAAACGGTCTGCGCATGATTTCGTGCTGCGTGAACTTGGACTGGAAGAAGACCAATCGATGTATTTGCATGAGTATGGCCATATCGGACAGATGGATCAGATCCTTTCAATAGAACTGGCATTGCAAGAAGGCAAGCTGAAAGACGGAGACGTCGCAGTTCTTGTGAGCGCGGGCATCGGTTATGCTTGGGGGGCAGTGACAGTGAAATGGGGAGGGAATCAATGA
- the phaZ gene encoding intracellular short-chain-length polyhydroxyalkanoate depolymerase, translating into MELQKVKLANGEQIAYRERNGGEQVVVLVHGNMTSSKHWDVLIDTMDPKYKVYALDLRGFGESTYEQRVTGIRDFSEDLHGFIETLRLDEFDLVGWSTGGAICMQYVADHPGKCRKLVLLASASTRGYPFFGTKADGTPDLERRLQTIEDVEQDAGKTLAMQGLYDTKNREGLKAVWNALIYTQNQPDSSKYDEYVEDMLTQRNLADVYHSLNTFNISSVHNGVTEGSDQAKDITIPVLVLRGDRDYVVNAQMTEEIMEDLGDNATFISLEDMGHSPLIDNLEKLTETIETFLG; encoded by the coding sequence ATGGAGTTACAAAAAGTGAAGTTGGCAAATGGGGAACAGATTGCGTATAGGGAGCGGAATGGTGGCGAACAGGTCGTTGTGCTTGTTCACGGCAATATGACGTCGTCGAAACATTGGGATGTGCTGATCGATACTATGGATCCGAAGTACAAAGTGTATGCGTTAGACTTGCGCGGATTCGGCGAGTCGACGTACGAGCAACGGGTAACCGGTATTCGTGATTTTTCCGAAGATTTACATGGGTTCATCGAAACGCTTAGACTCGATGAATTCGACTTGGTTGGCTGGTCGACGGGCGGAGCGATTTGTATGCAGTATGTTGCGGACCATCCTGGGAAGTGCAGGAAGTTGGTGTTGTTAGCATCAGCTTCGACACGCGGCTATCCGTTTTTCGGTACAAAAGCGGATGGAACGCCTGATTTGGAACGTCGTCTACAGACAATTGAAGATGTTGAGCAAGATGCCGGTAAGACGCTTGCGATGCAAGGACTTTATGACACGAAGAACCGTGAAGGGCTAAAAGCGGTATGGAATGCACTGATCTATACGCAAAACCAACCTGACAGCTCAAAATACGATGAATACGTGGAAGATATGCTGACGCAGCGTAATCTAGCCGATGTGTACCATTCCTTAAATACATTTAACATTAGTTCTGTGCATAACGGCGTCACAGAAGGTAGTGACCAGGCGAAGGACATTACAATTCCTGTACTTGTATTGCGCGGCGATCGGGACTATGTCGTCAATGCCCAAATGACGGAGGAAATAATGGAAGACCTCGGCGATAATGCGACGTTCATTTCACTCGAAGATATGGGGCATTCACCGCTCATTGACAACTTGGAAAAATTGACGGAAACGATCGAAACATTTTTAGGATAA
- a CDS encoding beta-ketoacyl-ACP reductase, which yields MRMKGKVAIITGGANGIGLAACHRFAEEGAKVIMADFDEASGAEQEAVGKEKGFELTFVQVDVANRESVAQLIEKTLDLHGKIDVLINNAGITNDATLLKMDPAVFQRVLDVNLTGVFNCTQAVVPHMIEAGSGKIINTSSVSGVYGNFGQTNYAATKAAVIGMTKTWAKEFGRKGINVNAVAPGFTATAMVKKMPEKVIAQMESAVSLQRLGEPEDIANAYLFLASEESNYVHGHVMHVDGGIMM from the coding sequence ATGAGAATGAAAGGTAAAGTCGCCATTATTACAGGTGGCGCAAATGGGATCGGACTTGCTGCTTGTCACCGATTCGCTGAAGAAGGCGCGAAAGTCATCATGGCTGATTTTGATGAAGCGTCAGGTGCAGAACAGGAAGCAGTAGGTAAGGAAAAAGGATTTGAACTGACATTTGTTCAAGTGGATGTTGCAAACCGTGAAAGTGTCGCGCAGTTAATTGAAAAGACATTGGACCTCCATGGCAAAATCGATGTCTTAATTAACAACGCAGGGATTACGAATGATGCGACTTTACTCAAGATGGATCCGGCTGTTTTCCAGCGCGTGCTCGATGTGAATTTAACGGGTGTCTTCAACTGCACGCAGGCAGTTGTACCGCATATGATCGAAGCGGGAAGCGGCAAAATTATTAATACATCCTCCGTTAGTGGCGTGTACGGAAATTTTGGCCAGACAAATTATGCAGCAACAAAAGCTGCGGTAATCGGCATGACAAAAACATGGGCGAAGGAATTCGGTCGAAAAGGAATCAATGTCAATGCCGTCGCACCTGGCTTTACAGCGACAGCGATGGTGAAGAAGATGCCTGAAAAGGTCATTGCGCAAATGGAATCGGCTGTGTCATTGCAACGACTCGGCGAACCGGAAGATATTGCAAATGCCTATCTGTTTTTAGCAAGCGAAGAATCCAATTATGTCCATGGGCATGTAATGCATGTTGATGGCGGCATCATGATGTGA
- a CDS encoding class I adenylate-forming enzyme family protein, whose product MFHERGWIVKRTALSAGRTALINIHSGESWTYGELYNRIGRWVSFFREKGYVKGERVVVYSPNTIELFAVLFACERMGLIYVPLNWRLSLPELQGLLDDCGPIIVLFHKNFEQSVQLLNVHEVASLSIAEKFECARNIEPLPEVDCSDPWMIIYTGGTTGVPKGVVLSHEAVNWNALNTIASWGLSENDTTINYMPLFHTGGLNALSIPLLMAGGTVAIGHQFNPQEALEATNQYEATISLFVPTMYQMMIQTDYFKASNFPSMDTFLSGGAPCPETIYTAFQRKKIRFKEGYGMTEAGPNNFFIRPDDAAVKVGSVGKSMLFNDSKVLDLDGNACSRGEIGELFLKGPHMFTCYWNKPSETNDALHDGWLRTGDLAKIDEDGDTYIVGRKKDMIITGGENVYPQEVEQCLIAFDGIQEAAVIGKEDDIWGEKVVAFVSLYDENRGNEDMILTHCKKSLASYKIPKEIIIIPELPKTHVGKIDKNELLKWKQNR is encoded by the coding sequence GTGTTTCATGAACGTGGCTGGATTGTAAAAAGAACGGCATTGTCTGCAGGACGGACCGCATTGATTAATATCCATTCTGGCGAAAGCTGGACGTACGGCGAGTTGTATAACCGGATTGGACGCTGGGTTTCCTTCTTCCGTGAGAAAGGTTATGTGAAAGGTGAGCGCGTTGTCGTCTATTCACCGAATACGATCGAGCTATTTGCCGTGCTGTTTGCGTGTGAGCGGATGGGCTTGATTTATGTCCCGTTGAATTGGCGGTTGAGCTTACCTGAATTGCAAGGGTTGCTTGATGATTGTGGTCCTATTATTGTGCTCTTTCATAAAAACTTCGAACAATCTGTACAACTATTGAATGTGCATGAAGTAGCCTCTCTATCGATCGCAGAGAAGTTTGAATGTGCCAGAAATATCGAGCCACTTCCTGAAGTGGATTGCTCGGATCCGTGGATGATCATTTATACAGGGGGAACGACGGGTGTACCGAAAGGCGTCGTCCTGTCCCATGAAGCAGTGAATTGGAATGCACTCAATACGATTGCAAGTTGGGGTTTATCAGAAAACGACACGACGATCAATTATATGCCGTTATTTCATACAGGCGGGTTGAATGCGTTAAGTATTCCATTGCTTATGGCGGGCGGCACTGTGGCGATTGGTCATCAGTTTAATCCGCAAGAAGCGCTCGAAGCGACCAATCAATACGAAGCGACAATTTCGCTGTTTGTGCCGACGATGTATCAGATGATGATTCAAACAGATTATTTCAAGGCATCGAATTTCCCATCGATGGACACATTTCTGTCGGGGGGCGCTCCTTGTCCAGAAACGATCTACACAGCTTTCCAACGTAAAAAAATCCGTTTTAAAGAGGGGTATGGCATGACGGAAGCGGGTCCAAATAATTTCTTCATCCGGCCGGACGATGCAGCAGTGAAAGTTGGTTCTGTCGGGAAAAGCATGCTGTTCAACGATAGTAAAGTGCTCGATCTAGATGGGAATGCTTGTTCACGCGGAGAAATCGGTGAGCTGTTCCTTAAAGGACCGCATATGTTCACTTGTTATTGGAACAAACCTTCTGAAACGAATGATGCACTTCACGATGGATGGCTGCGGACGGGGGATCTTGCGAAAATCGATGAGGATGGAGATACATATATCGTCGGCAGAAAAAAGGATATGATCATTACAGGCGGTGAAAATGTCTACCCGCAGGAAGTGGAGCAATGTCTCATTGCTTTTGACGGTATACAAGAAGCTGCAGTCATTGGGAAAGAAGATGACATATGGGGCGAGAAAGTGGTCGCGTTTGTATCCTTATATGATGAAAATCGAGGAAATGAGGATATGATTTTAACCCATTGTAAAAAGTCCCTTGCCTCATACAAAATTCCGAAAGAGATTATTATTATTCCCGAGCTGCCTAAGACACATGTTGGGAAAATTGATAAGAATGAATTGCTGAAATGGAAACAAAATAGATGA
- a CDS encoding gamma-glutamyl-gamma-aminobutyrate hydrolase family protein, translating into MKPIIGVTTDVDDAGSQFTRLAYIEAVQKAGGVPIILPTGNDEDVEQICGLLDGLLLTGGGDVDPSHFNENPNPKLGDVTPERDSIELLLASHMLKADKPILGICRGMQLLNIHFGGTVYQDLDSQYGDTLIKHSQKARSEFPTHNVIVKPQTKYHSIVNENSIRVNSYHHQGLKDIGGPLIVSGEAPDGVAEVIESTEHAFVIGLQWHPELLLKKQDPNSAKLFEAFIDACN; encoded by the coding sequence TTGAAACCGATTATCGGCGTTACGACGGATGTGGATGATGCTGGGTCCCAGTTTACGAGACTCGCATATATTGAAGCTGTGCAAAAAGCGGGTGGGGTACCGATTATCCTGCCAACAGGAAATGACGAGGATGTTGAGCAGATTTGTGGGTTGTTGGACGGTTTACTGCTGACAGGTGGAGGAGATGTGGATCCCTCTCATTTCAATGAAAATCCAAATCCGAAACTTGGGGATGTGACGCCCGAACGCGATAGCATCGAATTGTTGCTGGCGAGTCATATGTTGAAAGCTGACAAACCGATTTTAGGCATTTGCCGCGGCATGCAACTGTTGAATATCCATTTTGGCGGAACGGTGTATCAGGACCTTGATTCACAATATGGCGATACGCTAATCAAGCATAGCCAAAAAGCAAGGAGTGAATTTCCGACGCACAACGTAATTGTGAAACCGCAGACGAAGTACCATTCAATCGTTAATGAAAACAGCATTCGTGTGAATTCATATCACCATCAAGGGCTTAAAGACATCGGTGGTCCGCTTATTGTTTCGGGCGAAGCACCAGATGGAGTTGCTGAAGTAATTGAAAGTACTGAACACGCATTTGTCATTGGACTACAATGGCATCCCGAGTTATTGCTTAAGAAGCAAGATCCGAACTCGGCGAAGTTATTTGAAGCATTTATAGACGCTTGTAATTGA